The Lujinxingia litoralis genome has a window encoding:
- a CDS encoding AIM24 family protein: MRLLAALTAALLKALLVIGGLMALLFVGALLLDEAGPRIRQAVQTPQRLKDLQDASRQGVEEAAAHQGRAVATRARILALDRQRLLASADWQRQTRAELASIEHEARQQIQRTRQGVAESRQTLEQSTRRLEARYCQSFNPVDWWTCRTLREQLASMERSASMQRAAVERAAAQIERQATARATAFEHQAHAQLTATTAELDALRERSADDLLHLEDQRDALLHQAAQLHSEEARLRQERWLVLEFQKRWPALLALALLIALSPYLRRTLWYFVALPLLSRARPIELHPRAPAFDDLAPDTDTRAFDDLAPDTDAHAFDDLAPDTPRLHTTPAQRTLTLTLAPHERLLARPGYILSDREGASTALFFDRRAPNLSFISGLVLLTRLPGPAPTSATGDAPARPITLGSPHDADAYLMQVDLHEHPGVVFRSSRVVAIRGDIAITSRWRLFNWHAWATSQVRFLIFHGTGSLIVEGYGDVQAPTLQGDRAEKRQPNILGFDAGLTYRTRRAATFLPYLLDPQREPLVVDLFEGEGTYFFEKNPAARQRQRSPAQAVAGFFFDALRRLLGL, translated from the coding sequence ATGCGACTCCTCGCCGCCCTGACCGCCGCGCTCCTCAAAGCCCTCCTGGTGATCGGTGGGCTGATGGCGCTGCTCTTTGTCGGCGCCCTGCTCCTGGATGAGGCCGGCCCCAGGATCCGCCAGGCCGTGCAGACACCGCAGCGCCTGAAAGACCTCCAGGACGCCAGCCGCCAGGGCGTTGAGGAGGCCGCCGCCCACCAGGGCCGGGCCGTGGCCACCCGCGCCCGCATCCTGGCTCTGGATCGCCAGCGCCTCCTTGCCAGCGCCGACTGGCAGCGCCAGACCCGCGCCGAGCTCGCCAGCATCGAGCACGAGGCCCGCCAGCAAATCCAGCGCACGCGCCAGGGCGTCGCCGAGAGCCGCCAGACCCTGGAACAAAGCACCCGACGCCTGGAAGCGCGCTACTGCCAGAGCTTCAACCCGGTCGACTGGTGGACCTGCCGCACCCTCCGCGAGCAGCTCGCCAGCATGGAGCGCTCCGCCAGCATGCAACGCGCCGCCGTGGAGCGCGCCGCCGCCCAGATCGAGCGCCAGGCCACCGCGCGCGCCACGGCATTTGAACACCAGGCCCACGCCCAACTCACGGCTACCACCGCCGAGCTCGACGCCCTCCGGGAGCGCAGCGCCGACGACCTCCTGCACCTCGAAGACCAGCGCGACGCCCTCCTGCACCAGGCCGCGCAACTGCACTCCGAAGAGGCCCGTCTGCGCCAGGAGCGCTGGCTGGTCCTGGAGTTCCAGAAACGCTGGCCGGCACTGCTGGCCCTGGCGCTGCTGATCGCCCTCTCCCCCTACCTGCGCCGCACCCTCTGGTACTTCGTCGCCCTGCCCCTCTTAAGCCGCGCGCGCCCCATCGAACTCCACCCCCGCGCTCCCGCGTTCGATGACCTGGCACCCGACACGGACACACGCGCGTTCGATGACCTGGCACCCGACACGGACGCTCACGCGTTCGATGACCTGGCACCCGACACCCCGCGCCTGCACACCACCCCGGCGCAGCGCACCCTCACCCTGACCCTGGCTCCCCACGAGCGGCTGCTCGCGCGCCCCGGCTACATCCTCTCCGATCGCGAGGGCGCCTCCACCGCTCTCTTCTTCGATCGCCGCGCCCCCAACCTCTCCTTTATCTCCGGGCTCGTCCTGCTCACGCGCCTCCCGGGCCCGGCCCCCACCTCGGCCACCGGGGACGCGCCGGCGCGCCCCATCACCCTGGGCTCCCCGCACGATGCCGACGCCTACCTGATGCAGGTCGACCTCCACGAGCACCCCGGCGTGGTCTTTCGCTCCAGTCGCGTGGTGGCGATCCGCGGCGACATCGCCATCACCTCCCGCTGGCGCCTCTTCAACTGGCATGCCTGGGCCACCTCCCAGGTGCGTTTTCTGATCTTTCACGGCACCGGCTCCCTGATCGTCGAGGGCTACGGCGATGTGCAGGCCCCGACCCTCCAGGGCGACCGGGCCGAAAAACGCCAGCCCAACATCCTGGGCTTTGACGCCGGCCTGACCTACCGCACTCGCCGCGCCGCCACCTTCCTCCCCTACCTCCTCGACCCGCAGCGCGAACCCCTGGTCGTCGACCTCT